From a single Raphanus sativus cultivar WK10039 chromosome 3, ASM80110v3, whole genome shotgun sequence genomic region:
- the LOC108847247 gene encoding L-type lectin-domain containing receptor kinase IV.4-like, with protein sequence MRAMLLKLLNIVFFFSVLSQSLQASPQNLEFTFNGFYPPLTDISVQGISSVTPKGALKLTNITFIESGHAFYSKPIRFRDSPNDTVSSFSTTFVFAIHPIVQSLGADGMAFVIAPKFSLPTADPSQDLGLFNIINSGNDKHHVFAVEFDTVHDPFDPDDNHVGIDINSLKSVKTSPAGYWNENDQFNKLTLVSGKPMQVWVDYDGRTHQINVTMAPLRKEKPKIPLLSVVRDLSSLLLQDMFIGFSSATGSIIASEHFVLGWSFRVKGEAPLLAIWKLPKVEKTDWMAWFTHLLAALLIFGIFCTILLLVCSPICLVRCILRRRRKYAEVIEDWETEFAKNRMKFKDLYYATKGFKDNGLLGRGGFGSVYKGVMPKTQKEIAVKKVSNKSQQGLKEFVSEIASIGRMSHRNLVPLLGYCRRKDELLLVYDYMPKGSLDKYLHNSPEVALDWNQRIKIIKGVASALFFLHEEWEQVVIHRDIKSSNVLLDAEYNGRLGDFGLARLCGHGTDPETTNVAGTWGYLAPDHVRTGRATTATDVFAFGVLLLEVACGRLPIEVQDSVSGERVFLVDWVFQFWIDGNILGAKDPNLWYDYEVGEIEMVLKLGLLCSQSEPENIPTMRQVLHYLRGDVTLPNLSPSDLRGSERLLGIPEMGFSESSLSTGGSSITNSQLSGGR encoded by the coding sequence atgagAGCCATGCTCCTCAAGCTACTCAatatcgtcttcttcttcagcgTACTTTCGCAATCCCTACAAGCTTCTCCCCAAAACCTCGAGTTCACCTTCAATGGCTTCTATCCTCCACTGACTGACATATCCGTCCAAGGAATTTCCAGCGTGACACCCAAAGGTGCCTTGAAACTAACCAACATAACTTTCATTGAAAGCGGTCACGCCTTCTATAGCAAACCAATCCGGTTCAGAGATTCACCAAACGACACTGTTTCTTCATTTTCAACAACATTTGTCTTTGCTATCCACCCTATAGTCCAGAGCCTTGGCGCTGACGGCATGGCCTTCGTCATTGCTCCTAAGTTTAGCCTCCCAACTGCAGATCCCAGCCAAGACCTAGGTCTCTTTAACATCATAAACAGCGGTAATGATAAACATCATGTATTCGCTGTTGAATTTGACACGGTCCACGATCCCTTTGATCCTGACGACAACCATGTTGGGATCGATATTAATAGCTTGAAGTCAGTGAAAACTTCACCGGCTGGGTACTGGAACGAGAATGATCAGTTTAATAAGCTGACTTTGGTGAGTGGTAAGCCGATGCAGGTTTGGGTTGATTACGATGGCCGTACCCATCAGATCAATGTAACAATGGCTCCACTTAGGAAGGAAAAACCTAAAATACCGCTTTTATCCGTTGTCAGAGATCTATCCTCTTTACTTTTGCAAGATATGTTCATAGGTTTCTCATCTGCGACCGGTTCGATTATTGCATCGGAACATTTTGTTCTTGGGTGGAGTTTCCGAGTAAAGGGCGAAGCTCCGTTGTTGGCCATATGGAAACTTCCGAAGGTGGAGAAAACAGATTGGATGGCATGGTTTACCCACTTGTTGGCTGCCCTCCTTATATTTGGCATCTTTTGTACCATCCTCCTATTGGTTTGCTCGCCCATATGCCTCGTGCGCTGCATCTTGAGGAGAAGGAGAAAGTACGCGGAGGTGATCGAAGATTGGGAAACAGAGTTCGCCAAGAACCGAATGAAGTTCAAGGACTTATACTATGCCACCAAAGGATTCAAAGATAATGGCCTTCTAGGAAGGGGAGGGTTTGGGAGTGTTTACAAAGGTGTCATGCCGAAGACTCAGAAAGAGATCGCCGTGAAAAAAGTCTCAAACAAATCCCAACAAGGGCTAAAAGAGTTTGTGTCTGAGATTGCGAGTATCGGTCGAATGAGTCATCGAAACTTGGTCCCTCTCTTGGGTTATTGCCGCCGGAAGGATGAGCTTCTTCTGGTGTACGATTACATGCCTAAGGGAAGTTTAGACAAGTATTTGCACAATAGTCCGGAGGTAGCTCTCGACTGGAACCAGAGGATTAAAATCATTAAAGGTGTGGCCTCTGCCTTGTTCTTTCTTCACGAGGAGTGGGAACAAGTGGTGATTCACCGTGACATCAAATCTAGCAACGTATTGTTAGATGCTGAGTACAATGGGAGACTTGGAGATTTTGGTTTAGCTCGGTTGTGTGGTCACGGTACCGATCCTGAAACCACGAACGTTGCAGGAACATGGGGCTATCTAGCCCCAGATCACGTTAGGACAGGACGGGCCACAACCGCTACCGATGTTTTTGCGTTTGGGGTGCTCTTACTAGAAGTGGCGTGCGGAAGACTTCCTATCGAGGTTCAAGACAGCGTGAGTGGTGAGAGGGTGTTTCTCGTTGATTGGGTTTTTCAGTTTTGGATAGATGGGAACATATTGGGTGCCAAGGATCCGAATCTATGGTATGATTATGAAGTAGGAGAGATCGAAATGGTATTGAAGCTAGGTTTGTTGTGCTCACAGTCCGAACCAGAGAATATACCAACTATGAGACAAGTGCTACATTATTTAAGGGGAGATGTAACGTTACCAAATCTGTCACCGTCGGACCTGCGTGGAAGCGAGAGATTGTTGGGAATTCCAGAAATGGGATTTAGTGAATCAAGCTTGTCTACTGGTGGATCTTCGATTACTAACTCTCAACTGTCTGGTGGGAGGTGA
- the LOC108844828 gene encoding uncharacterized protein LOC108844828 has translation MSNAMDKAMMALSLNEEDAQFEMSNLPQFRSSERNVRSLIGRILNPDCQKMSRLIHEMPRKWQKEGRVRGVALSQERFQFFFDKEQDLLDVLEKGVHISNEWALAIERWVENPPADYLQFINIWVQIRDIPVNYYTEKAITALGEKCLGEVKVVAFDPDRPQIHDYVRVLVRFDVSRPLRKTKVINLPEGGTATVRFNYERIQKRCYECQRLNHAKEVCPILVRQRRESALERRPKILKEKADAERLLQPQDPLYGVLSEAQVGIDPQTGRRRISEEVLEEMRRYLLMATEEDRLVRIDRIQSSIAETEKDPMLQKTVLRLEAPPVFTKDIEKGKGRIFDFDLNEAAASRYHGKGGQGEGKLMASAFRAFRSEERAGPVERVNVDQRLSNQDANNWKMAKTWSSTASDRAEPLKRCRSLGDKRNPTEHGFEFSSSLPSGICRKQTKPRRRPHIRKRQASKAKGSSALQDLYGKEGSGSGVGSKRKGQEAAVDTQIAGKMKVARVIPHEGSPRSQ, from the coding sequence ATGTCGAACGCGATGGATAAAGCGATGATGGCTTTATCTTTAAATGAGGAAGATGCACAGTTTGAGATGTCCAATCTCCCCCAGTTTCGATCTTCGGAGAGGAACGTTCGGAGTCTGATTGGGCGAATTCTCAATCCAGATTGTCAGAAGATGTCAAGATTAATTCATGAGATGCCCAGGAAGTGGCAGAAGGAAGGAAGGGTTCGAGGTGTGGCGCTATCGCAAGAgagatttcaatttttcttcGACAAAGAACAGGATTTGCTCGATGTCTTAGAGAAGGGAGTTCATATTTCTAATGAATGGGCGCTCGCGATTGAACGGTGGGTAGAAAATCCGCCAGCGGATTATCTGCAGTTCATCAATATCTGGGTTCAGATACGAGATATCCCTGTGAACTATTACACCGAGAAGGCGATTACAGCGCTAGGGGAAAAGTGTCTCGGGGAAGTTAAAGTGGTGGCTTTCGATCCTGATAGGCCACAGATACATGACTATGTGAGAGTCTTGGTGAGGTTTGATGTATCTCGTCCTCTGAGGAAGACTAAGGTGATCAATCTACCGGAAGGAGGAACTGCTACGGTTCGCTTTAACTATGAAAGAATTCAAAAACGGTGCTATGAGTGTCAGAGATTGAATCATGCAAAGGAGGTGTGTCCTATACTTGTGAGACAGCGAAGAGAGTCAGCACTAGAAAGAAGGCCGAAGATTCTTAAGGAGAAAGCTGATGCGGAGAGACTTCTACAGCCTCAAGATCCTTTATATGGTGTCCTCTCTGAAGCTCAAGTAGGGATTGACCCTCAGACAGGAAGGAGAAGGATATCGGAAGAAGTGTTGGAAGAAATGCGCAGGTATCTTTTGATGGCTACTGAGGAGGATCGCTTGGTTAGAATTGATCGCATTCAATCATCAATTGCGGAGACAGAGAAGGATCCTATGCTCCAAAAAACGGTGTTGCGTTTAGAAGCTCCTCCAGTGTTTACCAAGGACATTGAGAAAGGGAAAGGTAGAATTTTTGACTTTGATCTGAATGAAGCGGCAGCATCTCGGTATCATGGGAAAGGAGGTCAGGGAGAAGGGAAGCTCATGGCTTCAGCTTTTAGAGCCTTCAGAAGCGAGGAGCGAGCTGGCCCCGTGGAGAGAGTGAACGTTGATCAAAGGCTCAGCAATCAAGATGCAAATAATTGGAAGATGGCGAAGACGTGGTCAAGTACAGCATCAGATAGAGCAGAGCCGCTTAAAAGATGCAGGTCTTTAGGTGACAAAAGAAATCCAACGGAACATGGTTTTGAATTCTCTTCTTCACTACCATCCGGGATTTGCAGGAAGCAGACAAAACCTAGAAGAAGACCTCATATCCGTAAAAGGCAAGCATCTAAGGCGAAAGGATCTAGTGCTCTTCAGGACCTCTATGGCAAGGAGGGCAGTGGCTCAGGTGTGGGGTCCAAGCGAAAAGGACAGGAAGCAGCAGTAGATACTCAGATAGCAGGGAAGATGAAGGTAGCAAGGGTGATCCCGCATGAGGGATCGCCGCGATCCCAATGA
- the LOC108846941 gene encoding L-type lectin-domain containing receptor kinase IV.4: MLLQLLTIFFFSLLSQSLQISSQNLSFTFNGFYPPLTDISVQGISSVTPKGVLKLTNFTTTDSGHAFYSKQIRFRDSPNDTVSSFSTTFVFVIRPLVPGIGADGMAFVIAPNFSVPTAAPSQDLGLFNIINNDNDTHHVFAVEFDTVQDSFDPDNNHVGIDINSLKSVKTSPAGYWNENDQFNKLTLVSAERMQVWVDYDSRTHQINVTMAPFRKDKPKKPLVSIVRDLSSVLLQDMFVGFSSATGSILSEHFVLGWSFRVKGEAPLLALSKLPKVGKRSWMTWFALMFVVLIFLIILCVIPLLIICLPICLLRCILRRRRKFAEEIEDWETEFAKNRMKFKDLYYATKGFKDEGLLGRGGFGSVYKGIMPKTKKEIAVKRVSNKSQQGLKEFVSEIASIGRMSHRNLVPLLGYCRRKDELLLVYEYMPNGSLDKYLHNSPEVSLDWNQRIKIIKGVASALFFLHEEWEQVVIHRDVKSSNVLLDAEHNGRLGDFGLARLCGHGTDPETTNVAGTWGYLAPDHIRTGRATTATDVFAFGVLLLEVASGRRPIEVQDSVSGERVFLVDWVFQFWIDGNILGAKDPNLWYDYEVGEIEMVLKLGLLCSQSDPENRPTMRQVLHYLRGDVTLPNLQPSDLRGSERLLGIPEVGFSELSLSTGGSSITNSLLSGGR, encoded by the coding sequence ATGCTCCTCCAGCTACttactatcttcttcttcagcctACTCTCGCAATCCCTACAAATTTCTTCCCAAAATCTCAGCTTCACCTTCAATGGCTTCTATCCTCCGTTGACTGACATATCCGTCCAAGGAATTTCCAGCGTCACACCCAAAGGTGTCTTGAAGCTAACCAACTTTACTACCACGGACAGCGGTCACGCCTTCTATAGCAAACAAATCAGGTTCAGAGATTCACCAAACGACACCGTTTCTTCCTTTTCTACAACCTTTGTCTTTGTTATCCGCCCTTTAGTCCCAGGCATTGGCGCTGACGGCATGGCCTTCGTCATTGCACCTAACTTTAGCGTCCCAACTGCAGCTCCCAGCCAAGACCTAGGTCTCTTTAACATCATAAACAACGATAATGATACGCATCATGTATTCGCTGTTGAATTTGACACGGTTCAAGATTCCTTTGATCCCGACAACAACCATGTTGGGATCGATATCAATAGCTTGAAGTCAGTGAAAACTTCACCGGCTGGGTACTGGAACGAGAATGATCAGTTTAATAAGCTGACTTTGGTGAGTGCTGAGCGGATGCAGGTTTGGGTCGATTACGATAGTCGTACCCATCAAATCAACGTAACGATGGCTCCCTTTAGAAAGGATAAACCTAAAAAACCGCTAGTATCTATTGTCCGAGACCTATCCTCGGTTCTTTTGCAAGATATGTTCGTAGGTTTCTCGTCTGCCACCGGTTCGATTTTGTCGGAACATTTTGTTCTTGGGTGGAGTTTTCGAGTAAAGGGAGAAGCTCCATTGTTGGCCTTATCGAAACTTCCAAAGGTGGGGAAAAGGAGCTGGATGACATGGTTTGCCCTCATGTTTGTTGTCCTCATTTTTCTTATCATCTTATGTGTCATTCCCCTCTTGATTATATGCTTGCCCATCTGCCTCCTTCGCTGCATCctgaggaggagaagaaagttCGCGGAGGAGATTGAAGACTGGGAAACAGAGTTCGCCAAGAACAGAATGAAGTTCAAGGACTTGTACTATGCAACCAAAGGGTTCAAAGATGAGGGCCTTCTTGGAAGGGGAGGCTTTGGGAGCGTTTACAAAGGTATTATGCCGAAGACGAAGAAGGAAATTGCCGTGAAAAGAGTCTCGAACAAATCCCAGCAAGGGTTGAAAGAGTTTGTCTCTGAGATCGCGAGTATCGGTCGAATGAGTCATCGGAACTTGGTTCCTCTCTTGGGTTATTGCCGCCGTAAGGATGAGCTTCTTCTGGTATACGAGTACATGCCTAACGGAAGCTTAGACAAGTATTTGCACAATAGCCCGGAGGTATCTCTCGACTGGAACCAGAGGATTAAAATCATTAAAGGTGTGGCCTCTGCCTTATTCTTTCTTCACGAGGAGTGGGAACAAGTGGTCATTCACCGTGATGTAAAATCCAGCAACGTCTTGTTAGACGCGGAGCACAATGGGAGACTTGGAGATTTCGGTTTAGCTCGGCTGTGTGGTCACGGTACAGATCCTGAAACAACGAACGTTGCAGGAACATGGGGCTATTTAGCCCCAGATCACATCAGGACAGGAAGGGCCACAACCGCTACCGATGTTTTTGCGTTTGGGGTGCTCTTACTAGAAGTGGCGAGCGGTAGACGTCCTATCGAGGTTCAAGACAGCGTGAGTGGTGAGAGGGTGTTTCTCGTTGATTGGGTTTTTCAGTTTTGGATAGACGGAAATATCTTGGGTGCCAAGGATCCGAATCTATGGTATGATTATGAAGTAGGAGAGATCGAAATGGTATTGAAGCTAGGTTTGTTGTGCTCACAGTCCGACCCAGAGAATAGACCAACTATGAGACAAGTGCTACATTATTTAAGGGGAGATGTAACGTTACCAAATCTTCAACCGTCGGACCTACGTGGAAGTGAGAGATTGCTGGGAATTCCGGAAGTGGGATTTAGTGAATTAAGCTTGTCTACCGGTGGATCTTCAATTACTAACTCTCTACTGTCTGGTGGGAGGTGA